One genomic window of Tatumella citrea includes the following:
- a CDS encoding AsmA family protein encodes MKFIGKFFLILLLILLLLLVAAWFVLKSTWGAGTLSRWISDDTVYHLSIGRIRHSLSSPLVVTLDDFTFGNDGQPAMVVAGKVTLGLSLLQFSDPSHFDSLRLSDGEIDLANIRPGTGFPLQANHLYLDNISVVQPDVNKSYQTSETTAEISPWKPSQSEMLGNSYSFHIGIGQLTLGQQHLQNISARGSVSPQKLVLDNVNGEAERGTFSGSAIREADHWQIRQLNLENTRFQTSKSLPELLAPLEQHDIQPGQVSVSHATIVGPDWAVTDLNLQLNNPQIPDNTLLSEGGKLSLQASEFVWGTQGFTQPQVAMEQTAQGLNISNFSTHWVNGTVTANGTWSPDSRQLAVGNLSLTGLEYTLPEDWRQFWQTPLPDWLDSVLVRNLTINNSLVIDINPRFPFQMTALHASGTQMLLAQNHQWGIWSGDSEWQAAEATFNRQDIRAPWLKLHADAQKISINDFKMLVNKGPMVGSAQISQQPSRDFSVNLRGQSVPVNMFANWGWPVTSVTGQGNLTLNASGSLQADKQLAPTVNGSLNISTDAGAVQQTMQNGNIR; translated from the coding sequence ATGAAATTTATTGGAAAATTTTTCCTGATACTGCTGCTCATCCTTTTGCTGCTGCTGGTTGCTGCCTGGTTTGTACTGAAAAGCACCTGGGGCGCAGGCACGCTTAGCCGCTGGATCAGCGACGATACCGTTTATCATTTGTCTATTGGCCGAATAAGGCATTCGCTAAGCTCGCCGTTGGTTGTTACCCTGGATGACTTTACTTTCGGCAATGACGGACAGCCGGCCATGGTAGTTGCCGGTAAAGTCACGCTGGGACTCTCCTTACTGCAATTTAGCGATCCATCGCATTTTGACAGCCTGCGTCTCAGCGATGGTGAAATCGATCTGGCTAACATTCGTCCCGGTACCGGTTTCCCGTTACAGGCTAACCATCTTTACCTGGATAACATCAGCGTCGTACAACCAGATGTCAATAAAAGCTATCAGACCAGCGAGACAACCGCAGAAATTAGCCCGTGGAAACCTTCACAGTCAGAGATGCTGGGCAACAGTTATAGCTTTCACATTGGTATCGGTCAGCTGACTCTGGGACAGCAACATCTGCAGAATATCAGCGCCCGTGGCTCAGTCTCGCCACAGAAACTGGTGCTGGATAATGTGAACGGAGAGGCCGAACGAGGCACATTCTCTGGTTCCGCCATCCGGGAAGCAGATCACTGGCAAATCCGGCAATTGAATCTGGAAAACACCCGTTTCCAGACCTCGAAAAGCCTGCCTGAGTTGCTGGCTCCGCTGGAACAACACGATATTCAGCCCGGTCAGGTATCGGTCAGTCATGCCACCATTGTAGGGCCTGACTGGGCAGTGACCGACCTGAATCTGCAACTGAATAATCCACAAATCCCCGACAATACACTGCTGAGCGAGGGCGGAAAACTTTCGCTACAGGCCAGTGAATTTGTCTGGGGAACCCAGGGATTCACCCAGCCACAGGTTGCGATGGAGCAAACGGCTCAGGGGCTGAATATCAGTAACTTCAGTACCCATTGGGTAAACGGCACTGTGACCGCCAACGGTACATGGTCCCCTGACAGTCGGCAGCTGGCGGTGGGTAATCTTTCCCTGACCGGGCTGGAATATACCCTGCCCGAAGACTGGCGACAGTTCTGGCAGACTCCGTTGCCTGACTGGCTGGATTCGGTTCTGGTCCGCAACCTGACGATTAATAACTCACTGGTCATTGATATTAATCCACGCTTCCCGTTCCAGATGACGGCGTTACATGCCAGCGGGACTCAGATGCTGCTGGCTCAAAACCATCAGTGGGGAATTTGGTCCGGAGACAGTGAATGGCAGGCCGCCGAAGCCACCTTCAATCGTCAGGATATCCGCGCACCATGGCTGAAACTCCATGCAGATGCACAGAAAATTAGCATCAATGACTTCAAAATGCTGGTGAATAAAGGCCCGATGGTTGGCAGTGCGCAGATATCCCAGCAGCCTTCGCGTGATTTCAGTGTGAATCTGCGCGGACAGTCAGTTCCGGTCAATATGTTTGCAAACTGGGGATGGCCGGTAACCAGCGTAACAGGTCAGGGCAACCTGACTCTGAATGCCTCCGGTAGTCTGCAGGCCGACAAACAGTTGGCTCCGACGGTAAATGGTTCGCTGAATATCTCCACTGATGCAGGTGCGGTTCAACAGACCATGCAGAACGGGAATATTCGGTAG